In Oryzias melastigma strain HK-1 linkage group LG10, ASM292280v2, whole genome shotgun sequence, the genomic window NNNNNNNNNNNNNNNNNNNNNNNNNNNNNNNNNNNNNNNNNNNNNNNNNNNNNNNNNNNNNNNNNNNNNNNNNNNNNNNNNNNNNNNNNNNNNNNNNNNNNNNNNNNNNNNNNNNNNNNNNNNNNNNNNNNNNNNNNNNNNNNNNNNNNNNNNNNNNNNNNNNNNNNNNNNNNNNNNNNNNNNNNNNNNNNNNNNNNNNNNNNNNNNNNNNNNNNNNNNNNNNNNNNNNNNNNNNNNNNNNNNNNNNNNNNNNNNNNNNNNNNNNNNNNNNNNNNNNNNNNNNNNNNNNNNNNNNNNNNNNNNNNNNNNNNNNNNNNNNNNNNNNNNNNNNNNNNNNNNNNNNNNNNNNNNNNNNNNNNNNNNNNNNNNNNNNNNNNNNNNNNNNNNNNNNNNNNNNNNNNNNNNNNNNNNNNNNNNNNNNNNNNNNNNNNNNNNNNNNNNNNNNNNNNNNNNNNNNNNNNNNNNNNNNNNNNNNNNNNNNNNNNNNNNNNNNNNNNNNNNNNNNNNNNNNNNNNNNNNNNNNNNNNNNNNNNNNNNNNNNNNNNNNNNNNNNNNNNNNNNNNNNNNNNNNNNNNNNNNNNNNNNNNNNNNNNNNNNNNNNNNNNNNNNNNNNNNNNNNNNNNNNNNNNNNNNNNNNNNNNNNNNNNNNNNNNNNNNNNNNNNNNNNNNNNNNNNNNNNNNNNNNNNNNNNNNNNNNNNNNNNNNNNNNNNNNNNNNNNNNNNNNNNNNNNNNNNNNNNNNNNNNNNNNNNNNNNNNNNNNNNNNNNNNNNNNNNNNNNNNNNNNNNNNNNNNNNNNNNNNNNNNNNNNNNNNNNNNNNNNNNNNNNNNNNNNNNNNNNNNNNNNNNNNNNNNNNNNNNNNNNNNNNNNNNNNNNNNNNNNNNNNNNNNNNNNNNNNNNNNNNNNNNNNNNNNNNNNNNNNNNNNGTTCTTGTCAGAGTCTCTGTCCTGCACGTTAATGATGCCCACCTCTGTACCAGGAGGGGCGTTCTCTGGGATGGAGCTGGACAGAGAGTTGACAATAATATCTGGAGCGTTATCATTTACATCAGTAATGTCAATAATCACTTTTGCTTCAGATGAAAGACCATATCCATCCTTAGCTACAACCATCAGTTCATATTTTGAACCCTCCTCATAATCAATGTCACCTGTCACAACAATCTCTCCAGTTTTCTCATCAAGTGAAAAAAGCTTCTTTGATTTTTCAGACAATCGGCTGAATTCATAAGTTATCTCTCCATTTATTCCCTCATCTGCATCTGATGCGCTCACTCTGATAACTGGAGTGTGTACAGGAGAGTTTTCCTGTAAACTCGCTGTATAAACAGACTCAGTAAACACAGGAGCGTTATCATTAGCATCAAGTACTGTCACATGAATGACTACAGTCCCTGATCTCTGAGGAGAACCACCATCTACAGCTGTCAGCAATAAtttcagctcctgctgctcctctcgGTCTAATTCTTTATTCAAGACAAGTTCTCCGTATTTATTACCAGCATTTGTGGTTTGGatattaaatacaaaatgagGGTTTTCCTGCAGGATGTAGCTCTGAACTGCGTTCAGGCCTATATCTGCATCATGCGCCGCAACAATGCGATACCGAGCTCCTTTGTCAGCTGATTCTCTAATTTCCAGCTTCACATTGTCTTTTTGGAATATCGGGGCGTTGTCATTAACATCTTGGATCTGCAAGGCTAAGCGGTGCAGCTCCAGAGGATTTTCTAGCAGCAGGTCGAATTTCAGAACGCACGTCGGCTTTTCCCCGCAGTGCTCCTCGCGATCTATTCTGCCAGAAACGAACAAATCTCCGTTTTTCTGGTTAATTCCACAATACTGTGTTACGCTTTTCTCCATGTCCACACGAGGTTTACGAGCAGAAAGTCTCTCCAACTGTAGTCCAAGATCCTTGGCGACATTTCCAATAACAGATCCGGGCTTCAGCTCCTCCGCTACGGAATAGGTCAAGTCTCCGTGCGCGCAGTGCAGCAGAACAAAGAAAACGGCAAAGCCAAACCCTTGTGGAGCGGCTAGTTTATGAATCATCATGGTATTCATTTAGATTGAAGAAAAGGCAAAAATCGTACTTATCATCCCGCGGATGTCCACTGAATATTTTTGTCGACTCCTTATAACCAAACAAAGCTGCAAATTGCAGCGACGGTCCGTGTGCAAAAAGATGGTCAAAAAAATCCGTTTCTTGTCTGGTACTACAGTGACACCGTGAGTTCAAACTATATAAAGTATTTTCACACAATGCTGTCtagcaaacattttcttttctttcttaaaaaaataaaactgtcatttaatTCTGAATATTAGAGgactttctgcttttattgTACTGGTTTTAAAAACCAACCCTGCTCATCACTTATTTGATacaattttaagagaaaaaattaaaagaaaagaaaattgtcTGCCGTAAAAACACAGACAATCACACATAGAACCATACaggaaactaaataaataaatatgca contains:
- the LOC118599273 gene encoding protocadherin gamma-B2-like, which gives rise to MNTMMIHKLAAPQGFGFAVFFVLLHCAHGDLTYSVAEELKPGSVIGNVAKDLGLQLERLSARKPRVDMEKSVTQYCGINQKNGDLFVSGRIDREEHCGEKPTCVLKFDLLLENPLELHRLALQIQDVNDNAPIFQKDNVKLEIRESADKGARYRIVAAHDADIGLNAVQSYILQENPHFVFNIQTTNAGNKYGELVLNKELDREEQQELKLLLTAVDGGSPQRSGTVVIHVTVLDANDNAPVFTESVYTASLQENSPVHTPVIRVSASDADEGINGEITYEFSRLSEKSKKLFSLDEKTGEIVVTGDIDYEEGSKYELMVVAKDGYGLSSEAKVIIDITDVNDNAPDIIVNSLSSSIPENAPPGTEVGIINVQDRDSDKN